One Streptomyces sp. NBC_01237 genomic region harbors:
- a CDS encoding type II secretion system F family protein has protein sequence MTGGASAYAMAVCVGSAAWLAAARDLGARRARVLFVDEAEVPRRPWAGLAAVRVFALERREWWCVPVAVLLAVLGASVLPLVAGAVAVPSVRRWLRGRSRRRARERGAEAVTALCGAVVGELRAGREPGQALLVAVRDAVAPDGALDGAEAAVLAAARFGGDVPDALRKAADGPGLGGMAGMAACWRVAVDGGAGLAAGLDRLEGALRAERLRREELRAQLAGAWSTVVVLALLPVAGLGLGAALGADPLGVLLHSPGGLMCLAVGGLLEAAGLLWAARIVRGGEAA, from the coding sequence ATGACCGGAGGGGCTTCGGCGTACGCGATGGCGGTCTGCGTGGGGTCGGCGGCGTGGCTGGCCGCGGCACGGGACCTGGGGGCACGGCGGGCGCGGGTGCTGTTCGTGGACGAGGCGGAGGTGCCTCGGCGGCCGTGGGCGGGGCTCGCCGCGGTGCGGGTGTTCGCCCTGGAGCGGCGGGAGTGGTGGTGCGTGCCGGTGGCGGTGCTGCTTGCCGTGCTGGGGGCTTCGGTGCTGCCGCTGGTGGCGGGGGCCGTGGCGGTTCCGTCGGTGCGACGGTGGCTGAGGGGGCGGTCCCGGCGACGGGCGAGAGAACGCGGGGCGGAGGCGGTGACCGCGCTGTGCGGTGCGGTGGTGGGGGAGTTGCGCGCCGGGCGGGAGCCGGGTCAGGCGTTGCTGGTCGCCGTGCGGGACGCGGTGGCGCCGGACGGGGCACTGGATGGGGCGGAGGCCGCGGTGCTGGCGGCGGCGCGGTTCGGCGGGGATGTGCCGGATGCGTTGAGGAAGGCGGCGGACGGGCCGGGCCTGGGCGGGATGGCCGGAATGGCGGCGTGCTGGCGGGTGGCGGTGGACGGCGGGGCCGGGCTCGCGGCCGGACTGGACCGCCTTGAGGGGGCGTTGCGGGCCGAGCGGCTTCGGCGGGAGGAGCTGCGGGCCCAACTGGCGGGCGCCTGGTCGACGGTGGTGGTGCTGGCCCTGCTGCCGGTGGCGGGTCTGGGGCTGGGCGCGGCGCTCGGGGCGGACCCGCTGGGGGTGCTGCTGCACAGTCCGGGCGGGCTGATGTGCCTGGCCGTGGGCGGACTGCTGGAGGCGGCAGGGCTGTTGTGGGCGGCCCGGATCGTACGGGGAGGGGAGGCGGCGTGA
- a CDS encoding TadA family conjugal transfer-associated ATPase, whose protein sequence is MTEALLDAVRQRLARSGAAPTPSGVAAALRAQGRLLGDAEVLGTAALLRGELVGTGVLEPLLADPAVSDVLVSAPDRVWVDRGSGLELTGISFPDAAAVRRLAQRLAAVAGRRLDDARPWVDARLPDGTRMHAVLPPVSVGSTCLSLRVVRPRAFTLAELVQAGTVPPGGDRVLRALVEARISYLISGGTGAGKTTLLASLLGAVGAQERIVLAEDSAELRPDHPHVVRLESRPANQEGAGRVTLRDLVRQALRMRPDRLVVGEVRGAEVTDLLAALNTGHEGGSGTVHANAAEHVPARLEALGTAAGLDRVALHSQLAAALSVVVHLVRDRSGQRRIAEVHVLERDAAGLVLTVPALRWGAQGFVRERGWERLAALIGGAP, encoded by the coding sequence ATGACGGAGGCGCTGCTCGACGCGGTACGGCAGCGACTGGCGCGCAGCGGTGCCGCACCCACACCCTCCGGAGTGGCCGCCGCGCTGCGGGCTCAGGGGCGGTTGCTGGGGGACGCGGAAGTGCTCGGCACGGCAGCGCTGTTGCGTGGCGAGCTGGTCGGCACCGGAGTGCTGGAGCCACTGCTGGCGGACCCGGCGGTGAGCGATGTGCTGGTGTCCGCGCCGGACCGGGTGTGGGTCGACCGGGGCAGCGGTCTCGAACTGACGGGAATTTCCTTTCCGGACGCGGCGGCGGTGCGGAGGCTCGCGCAGCGGCTTGCGGCGGTGGCCGGGCGGCGGCTGGACGATGCCCGCCCGTGGGTGGACGCGCGGCTGCCGGACGGGACCCGGATGCATGCCGTTCTGCCGCCGGTGTCCGTCGGCTCGACGTGTCTGTCGCTGCGCGTGGTGCGGCCCCGGGCCTTCACCCTGGCGGAGCTGGTCCAGGCGGGGACGGTGCCTCCGGGTGGCGACCGGGTTCTGCGGGCGCTGGTGGAGGCCCGGATCTCCTATCTGATCAGCGGGGGGACGGGTGCAGGGAAGACGACCCTGTTGGCAAGCCTGCTGGGAGCGGTCGGCGCACAGGAGCGGATCGTGCTCGCCGAGGACTCCGCGGAACTGCGGCCGGACCATCCGCATGTGGTGCGCCTGGAATCCCGCCCCGCGAATCAGGAGGGCGCGGGGCGGGTGACCCTTCGGGATCTGGTGCGGCAGGCGTTGCGGATGCGTCCCGACCGGCTGGTGGTCGGGGAGGTGCGCGGGGCCGAAGTGACGGACCTGTTGGCCGCTCTGAACACAGGTCACGAAGGTGGCTCCGGCACTGTTCACGCGAACGCGGCCGAGCACGTCCCCGCCCGGCTGGAGGCCCTGGGGACAGCTGCGGGGCTCGACCGGGTGGCGTTGCACAGTCAGTTGGCGGCCGCGCTCTCGGTGGTGGTCCATCTCGTACGGGACCGGTCCGGGCAGCGGCGGATCGCGGAGGTGCATGTGTTGGAGCGGGATGCGGCGGGGCTGGTGCTGACGGTTCCGGCGTTGCGCTGGGGTGCTCAGGGCTTCGTGCGGGAGCGGGGCTGGGAGCGCTTGGCGGCGCTGATCGGGGGTGCGCCATGA
- the ssd gene encoding septum site-determining protein Ssd, with the protein MAGSLAREGLPCVEGRRGGPLIVTEDMELLDDLLRLCAAAGAEPEVHHGPPERRGGWERAPMVLVGDDAALRCRGAARRSGVMLVGRDQDDPDVWRRAVEIGAEYVLRLPDSESWLVDQIANAVEGVGRPALTVGVIGGRGGSGASTLACALAVTAARSGRRTMLIDGDPLGGGIDVLLGGERAEGIRWPDFVHSKGRLGGGALEDSLPALHGLRVLSWGRDDEVVIPAQAMQAVLAAARRLGGAVVVDLPRRVDEGVAEALAQLDLGLLVVPGELRAVAAAKRVASMAGMVLGDLRVVTRGPYAAGLDERWVAQALGLPLVGELPWESGLLAAQDGGAPPGGNTRGPLARFCTAFWDRADVTGGGSLAAGVPGGGAS; encoded by the coding sequence GTGGCTGGATCGCTTGCACGGGAAGGTCTGCCGTGCGTCGAAGGGCGGCGGGGCGGGCCGCTGATCGTGACCGAGGACATGGAGCTGCTCGACGATCTGCTGCGGCTGTGCGCGGCGGCCGGAGCGGAACCGGAAGTGCATCACGGACCGCCCGAACGCAGGGGCGGCTGGGAGCGGGCGCCAATGGTGCTGGTGGGCGACGACGCGGCCCTGCGGTGCCGCGGTGCCGCCCGCAGGAGTGGCGTGATGCTGGTCGGACGGGACCAGGACGACCCGGACGTCTGGCGGCGGGCGGTGGAGATCGGGGCCGAATATGTGCTGAGGCTGCCCGATTCCGAGAGCTGGCTCGTCGACCAGATCGCCAACGCGGTCGAAGGGGTGGGCCGGCCCGCCCTCACCGTCGGGGTGATCGGAGGAAGGGGCGGCTCCGGCGCATCCACGCTGGCCTGCGCCCTCGCGGTGACTGCGGCGAGGTCCGGCCGACGGACCATGCTGATCGACGGCGATCCACTGGGCGGAGGCATCGATGTACTGCTCGGGGGTGAGCGGGCCGAAGGAATACGGTGGCCGGATTTCGTCCATTCCAAGGGCCGCCTCGGCGGTGGGGCACTGGAGGATTCCCTGCCGGCGCTTCATGGCCTGCGGGTGCTCAGCTGGGGCCGGGACGACGAGGTGGTCATCCCGGCGCAAGCGATGCAGGCCGTACTCGCCGCCGCGCGACGGCTCGGTGGTGCGGTCGTCGTGGATCTCCCGCGAAGGGTCGACGAAGGAGTTGCGGAGGCACTCGCTCAGCTGGACCTCGGCCTGCTCGTGGTACCGGGTGAGCTGAGGGCGGTCGCGGCGGCGAAGCGGGTGGCGTCGATGGCCGGAATGGTGCTGGGCGACCTTCGGGTGGTGACCCGAGGGCCGTATGCGGCGGGCCTGGACGAACGATGGGTGGCGCAGGCGCTCGGCCTGCCGCTCGTGGGCGAACTTCCCTGGGAATCAGGGCTGCTGGCGGCTCAGGACGGGGGTGCGCCACCGGGCGGCAACACGCGCGGACCACTGGCCCGGTTCTGTACGGCGTTCTGGGACCGGGCGGACGTCACGGGCGGCGGCAGCCTCGCCGCGGGCGTGCCCGGGGGAGGTGCGTCATGA
- a CDS encoding HAD family hydrolase: MLTFVENCFSPRTAAFFDLDKTVIAKSSTLTFSKSFYQGGLINRRAVLRTAYAQFVFLAGGADHDQMERMREYLSALCKGWNVQQVKEIVAETLHELIDPIIYDEAATLIEEHHTAGRDVVIVSTSGAEVVEPIGELLGADRVVATRMVVGDDGCFTGEVEYYAYGPTKAEAVKALAVSEGYDLSRCYAYSDSATDVPMLEAVGHPHAVNPDRALRREATLREWPILVFDRPVRLKQRLPAFSMPPRPALVAAAAVGAAAVTAGLVWYANRRRTAGALSA; the protein is encoded by the coding sequence ATGCTCACCTTTGTGGAAAACTGCTTCTCGCCGCGTACAGCAGCCTTCTTTGACCTGGACAAGACGGTCATTGCGAAGTCTTCGACTCTGACCTTCAGCAAGTCCTTCTACCAAGGCGGACTGATCAACCGCCGTGCCGTACTGCGCACCGCGTACGCACAGTTCGTGTTCCTCGCCGGGGGCGCAGATCACGATCAGATGGAGCGGATGCGTGAATATCTCTCCGCCCTCTGCAAGGGATGGAACGTCCAACAGGTCAAGGAGATCGTCGCCGAGACCCTGCACGAGCTGATCGATCCGATCATCTACGACGAGGCGGCCACCCTCATCGAGGAGCATCACACCGCCGGACGCGATGTGGTCATCGTCTCGACCTCGGGCGCCGAGGTCGTGGAACCGATCGGCGAGCTGCTCGGCGCCGACCGGGTTGTCGCCACCCGGATGGTCGTCGGCGACGACGGCTGCTTCACGGGCGAGGTCGAGTACTACGCGTACGGACCGACCAAGGCCGAGGCCGTCAAGGCGCTCGCGGTGTCGGAGGGGTACGACCTTTCGCGCTGCTACGCCTACAGCGATTCCGCCACCGATGTGCCGATGCTGGAAGCGGTCGGGCACCCGCACGCGGTCAACCCCGACCGCGCGCTGCGACGCGAAGCGACCCTCAGAGAGTGGCCGATTCTCGTCTTCGACCGCCCCGTCCGCCTCAAGCAGCGACTGCCCGCCTTCTCGATGCCACCGCGCCCGGCACTCGTGGCAGCGGCGGCGGTCGGGGCGGCAGCCGTGACCGCGGGGCTGGTCTGGTACGCCAACCGCCGACGCACCGCCGGCGCGCTCTCCGCCTGA
- a CDS encoding oxidoreductase, which produces MSTTASDPLAALGALPGVADAVDSVRKAVDRVYGHRVMRRRSNEVTAEAALRGSRGSAALAGADWNLEEVRRRTDFRGEDEARTVGAALRLTAEAGQLLSIWRQSPLRVLARLHLVAAGGAGPDDAVGRPRLAGEPVDEPLIEAPLPDADEVAGRLEGLSRLIIAGGAAPALVTAAVVHGELLALRPFGSSNGLVARTAERIVLIGSGLDPKSICPAEVGHAEQGRAAYVAAFEGYVSGRPEGMAAWIAHCGRAVELGVRESTAVCEALQRGAA; this is translated from the coding sequence ATGAGTACGACTGCCTCAGATCCGCTTGCCGCCCTCGGTGCCCTCCCCGGGGTCGCCGACGCCGTGGACTCCGTACGCAAGGCCGTGGACCGGGTCTACGGTCACCGCGTGATGCGTCGTCGCAGCAATGAGGTCACCGCCGAAGCGGCGCTGCGGGGTTCCCGCGGTTCCGCGGCGCTGGCCGGCGCCGACTGGAATCTGGAGGAGGTGCGCCGGCGCACCGACTTCCGGGGTGAGGACGAGGCGCGCACCGTCGGGGCCGCGCTGCGGCTGACCGCGGAGGCCGGTCAACTGCTCTCCATCTGGCGGCAGTCGCCGCTGCGGGTCCTTGCCCGGCTGCATCTGGTGGCGGCCGGTGGAGCTGGCCCCGATGACGCGGTCGGACGTCCGCGGCTGGCCGGTGAGCCCGTCGACGAGCCCCTGATCGAGGCGCCGCTGCCTGATGCCGACGAGGTGGCCGGACGGCTCGAAGGTCTTTCGCGGCTGATCATCGCGGGCGGTGCGGCCCCGGCGCTGGTCACCGCCGCGGTCGTGCACGGTGAACTGCTCGCCCTGCGTCCCTTCGGCTCCAGCAACGGCTTGGTCGCACGGACGGCGGAGCGGATCGTGCTGATCGGCAGCGGGCTGGATCCCAAGTCCATCTGCCCCGCCGAAGTGGGTCACGCGGAACAGGGCCGGGCGGCCTATGTCGCGGCGTTCGAAGGCTATGTGTCGGGGAGGCCCGAGGGGATGGCCGCCTGGATCGCGCACTGCGGACGCGCGGTCGAGCTGGGTGTCAGGGAATCGACCGCGGTCTGTGAGGCGCTGCAGCGCGGCGCCGCGTAG
- a CDS encoding ATP-binding protein — translation MKIAFVGKGGSGKTTLSSLFIRHLAANEAHVVAVDADINQHLGVALGLDEEEAAALPAMGAQLPLIKDYLRGSNPRIASAETMIKTTPPGEGSRLLRVREDNPVYDACARTVRLDDGDIRLMATGPFTESDLGVACYHSKVGAVELCLNHLIDGPDEYVVVDMTAGSDSFASGMFTRFDMTFLVAEPTRKGVSVYRQYKEYARDFGIALKVIGNKVQGQDDLNFLRAEVGDDLLVGVGHSDWVRAMEKGRPSRFELLEADNRMALQALQDAAEDSYELRDWERYTRQMVHFHLKNAESWGNEKTGADLAAQVDPAFVLDEHHATTGVAAPA, via the coding sequence ATGAAGATCGCTTTCGTCGGGAAGGGCGGCAGCGGCAAGACGACGCTGTCCTCGCTCTTCATCCGCCACCTCGCTGCCAATGAAGCCCATGTCGTCGCAGTGGACGCCGACATCAACCAGCACCTCGGAGTCGCACTCGGGCTCGACGAGGAGGAAGCGGCCGCGCTGCCCGCCATGGGCGCGCAGCTGCCCCTCATCAAGGACTATCTGCGGGGAAGCAACCCCCGCATCGCCTCCGCCGAGACGATGATCAAGACGACGCCGCCCGGCGAGGGATCGCGGCTGCTGCGCGTCCGCGAGGACAACCCGGTCTACGACGCCTGCGCGCGTACGGTCCGGCTGGACGACGGGGACATCCGGCTGATGGCCACCGGCCCGTTCACCGAGTCCGACCTCGGTGTGGCCTGCTACCACTCCAAGGTCGGGGCGGTCGAGCTCTGCCTCAACCACCTGATCGACGGTCCGGACGAGTACGTCGTGGTCGACATGACCGCGGGGTCGGACTCCTTCGCCTCCGGGATGTTCACCCGCTTCGACATGACGTTCCTGGTCGCGGAACCGACCAGGAAGGGGGTGTCGGTGTACCGCCAGTACAAGGAGTACGCGCGGGACTTCGGCATCGCCCTGAAGGTCATCGGAAACAAGGTGCAGGGTCAGGACGATCTGAACTTCCTGCGCGCGGAGGTCGGCGACGATCTGCTCGTCGGGGTGGGCCACTCCGACTGGGTCCGGGCGATGGAGAAGGGCCGCCCGTCCCGGTTCGAGCTGCTGGAGGCGGACAACCGGATGGCACTTCAGGCCCTGCAGGACGCCGCGGAGGACTCGTACGAACTGCGCGACTGGGAGCGCTACACACGGCAGATGGTGCACTTCCACCTGAAGAACGCGGAGAGCTGGGGCAACGAGAAGACGGGCGCCGACCTGGCCGCGCAGGTCGACCCCGCCTTCGTGCTCGACGAGCATCACGCGACGACGGGCGTCGCGGCACCCGCGTAG
- a CDS encoding SulP family inorganic anion transporter, with protein MSACVPTRHERTPSSRPPRASGVKRPHSPPPGGRRFRIAGADVSASITVFLIAVPMSLGLAVAIDAPLSAGLVSAAIGGIVAGLLGGTPLQVSGPSAGLTVVTAELIQIYGWRTTCAITIGAGLLQILLGSLRAARSALAVSPAIVHGTLAGIGVAIALAQLHIVLGGSPQSSAMGNALSLPAQLARLSPAAPVIGALTIAVLVLWPRLPGRAGRAVRRIPAALASVVIATAVAAAVTPRIARVDLPSWRSHALAELPQGPVLALATAVFTVMLVASLESLLAAVAVDKLTAERAANQADRASEEAPSLSGPPAAQASDPSPARPAAPDPPRTSQVTAEQSGQPPAPVQRSDLDRELRGQGIANALAGLLGGLPVSGGAVRSSANVRAGATSRAATVLHGVWVLLAAALLVTVLEWIPLAALAALVMVVGIQMVSFAHIRNVHKHREFLVYGATITGVLVFGVLKGVAIGIAVAVAVALHRLARTRITVSEQNGRHLVIVRGQLTFLAVPRLTRTLGQLPQGVDATVELDGFFMDHGAYEAIQDWRTAQLAQGGRIVFTGRSGSRIAEPAAAAHSCCRPWTPWRNHDCHDRPTQPTTAADTLHEPGIGALGNAAGAGAIGSADGATDTMRPTGAQRLLSGLSSFQRNTAPLVREELARLAAEGQRPSQLFITCADSRLVTSMITSSGPGDLFTVRNVGNLVPTPDIESPESGDDSVAAAIEYAVDVLRVESITVCGHSGCGAMHALLNAGPETPRTPLWRWLRYGLPSLERMASRHHSWARISGRLPTDAVEQLCLTNVVQQLEHLRAHEAVARRLAEGTLQLHGMYFHVGEAQAYLLTEGSSSGTGPDEVFDRVGPGADPDMPAGPPATPFIDPSGPGELERTHV; from the coding sequence ATGTCTGCCTGCGTCCCCACTCGTCATGAACGAACCCCCAGCTCGCGCCCTCCCCGCGCCTCGGGAGTCAAGCGCCCCCACAGCCCGCCGCCCGGTGGGCGCCGATTCCGTATCGCGGGCGCGGATGTGTCCGCATCGATCACTGTTTTCCTTATCGCCGTCCCGATGTCCCTCGGCCTGGCCGTCGCCATCGACGCACCGCTGTCCGCCGGTCTGGTCTCCGCGGCCATCGGCGGGATCGTCGCCGGGCTGCTCGGCGGGACCCCTCTCCAGGTCAGCGGCCCTTCTGCCGGACTGACCGTGGTCACAGCCGAGTTGATCCAGATCTACGGCTGGCGCACGACCTGCGCCATCACCATCGGCGCCGGCCTCCTTCAGATCCTGCTGGGCTCCCTGCGCGCGGCCCGCAGCGCACTGGCCGTCAGCCCCGCCATCGTGCACGGCACGCTCGCCGGTATCGGTGTGGCCATCGCCCTCGCTCAGCTGCACATCGTGCTCGGCGGTTCACCCCAGAGCTCGGCCATGGGCAACGCCCTTTCGCTGCCCGCCCAGTTGGCCCGGCTCAGTCCGGCCGCCCCGGTGATCGGTGCGCTGACCATCGCCGTCCTGGTGCTGTGGCCACGGCTGCCGGGGCGTGCCGGGAGAGCGGTACGGAGAATTCCGGCCGCGCTCGCCTCGGTGGTGATCGCCACGGCGGTGGCCGCCGCGGTGACGCCCCGGATCGCCCGGGTCGATCTGCCGTCCTGGCGCTCGCACGCCCTGGCCGAGCTGCCCCAGGGCCCCGTACTGGCCCTGGCCACAGCGGTGTTCACGGTGATGCTGGTGGCCAGCCTGGAGTCACTGCTCGCCGCGGTGGCCGTGGACAAACTGACCGCCGAGCGTGCGGCGAACCAGGCCGACCGCGCGTCGGAGGAGGCTCCCTCCCTGTCCGGCCCGCCGGCCGCCCAGGCGTCCGATCCGTCGCCCGCCCGTCCAGCCGCCCCGGACCCCCCTCGGACCTCCCAGGTGACCGCCGAGCAGTCCGGTCAGCCACCCGCTCCCGTCCAACGCTCCGATCTCGACCGCGAGTTGCGCGGGCAGGGCATCGCCAATGCGCTCGCGGGACTGCTCGGCGGGCTTCCGGTGTCCGGCGGCGCGGTCCGCAGTTCGGCCAACGTGCGGGCCGGGGCGACCAGCCGTGCCGCCACCGTGCTGCACGGCGTCTGGGTACTGCTCGCGGCGGCGCTGCTCGTCACGGTGCTCGAATGGATTCCGCTGGCCGCCCTCGCCGCCCTGGTGATGGTCGTCGGCATCCAGATGGTGAGCTTCGCCCACATCCGCAACGTCCATAAACACCGGGAGTTCCTGGTGTACGGGGCGACGATCACGGGCGTGCTCGTCTTCGGTGTGCTCAAGGGCGTGGCGATCGGTATCGCCGTGGCCGTGGCCGTCGCGCTGCATCGGCTGGCCCGTACCAGAATCACGGTGAGCGAGCAGAACGGCCGGCATCTGGTGATCGTGCGCGGTCAGCTGACCTTTCTGGCCGTCCCGCGCCTCACCCGGACGCTCGGCCAGCTTCCGCAGGGGGTCGACGCCACCGTCGAGCTGGACGGGTTCTTCATGGACCACGGGGCGTACGAGGCCATCCAGGACTGGCGCACCGCTCAGCTCGCCCAGGGCGGACGGATCGTCTTCACCGGGAGATCGGGCAGCCGCATCGCCGAACCGGCCGCGGCGGCGCATTCCTGCTGCCGCCCCTGGACCCCGTGGCGCAATCACGACTGCCATGACCGCCCCACACAGCCCACCACCGCCGCCGACACGCTCCACGAGCCCGGCATCGGCGCCCTCGGCAACGCCGCCGGGGCGGGAGCCATCGGATCCGCCGACGGCGCCACGGACACGATGCGCCCGACCGGGGCCCAGCGCCTGCTCAGCGGCCTCAGCTCGTTCCAGCGCAATACGGCACCGCTGGTGCGCGAGGAGCTGGCCAGGCTCGCCGCCGAGGGTCAGCGCCCCTCCCAGCTCTTCATCACCTGCGCCGACTCCCGCCTGGTCACCAGCATGATCACGTCCAGTGGTCCGGGTGACCTCTTCACCGTGCGCAATGTCGGCAACCTGGTCCCCACCCCGGACATCGAATCACCGGAGAGCGGCGACGACTCGGTGGCCGCGGCGATCGAGTACGCGGTGGACGTGCTGAGGGTCGAGTCCATCACCGTCTGCGGGCACTCCGGCTGCGGGGCCATGCACGCCCTGCTCAACGCCGGTCCCGAGACCCCCAGGACGCCGTTGTGGCGCTGGCTGCGGTACGGGCTGCCGAGCCTGGAGCGGATGGCGTCCCGCCATCATTCCTGGGCGCGGATCTCCGGCCGGCTGCCCACCGATGCGGTGGAACAGCTCTGTCTCACCAACGTGGTTCAGCAGTTGGAGCATCTTCGGGCGCACGAGGCGGTGGCGCGACGGCTCGCGGAAGGCACGCTGCAGCTGCACGGCATGTACTTCCATGTCGGCGAGGCGCAGGCATATCTGCTGACCGAGGGTTCCAGTTCCGGTACGGGGCCCGATGAGGTCTTCGACCGGGTCGGGCCGGGCGCCGATCCGGATATGCCCGCCGGTCCACCCGCCACCCCGTTCATCGACCCCTCCGGTCCGGGCGAGTTGGAACGTACCCACGTCTGA
- the acs gene encoding acetate--CoA ligase has protein sequence MPRDTTDTLGLGEVVSNESLANLLREERKFAPPAELAANANVTAQAYEQAEADRLGFWAEQARRLTWATEPTETLDWSNPPFAKWFADGKLNVAYNCVDRHVEAGNGDRVAIHFEGEPGDSRAITYAELKDEVSRAANALTELGVGTGDRVAVYLPMIPEAAIAMLACARIGAAHSVVFGGFSADAIAARIQDADAKVVITADGGFRRGKPSALKPAVDDAVSRIESVEHVLVVRRTGQDTAWTEGRDVWWHEITARQSAEHTPEAFEAEQPLFILYTSGTTGKPKGILHTSGGYLTQAAYTHHAVFDLKPESDVYWCTADIGWVTGHSYIVYGPLANGATQVMYEGTPDSPHQGRFWEIVQKYGVTILYTAPTAIRTFMKWGDDIPAKFDLTSLRVLGSVGEPINPEAWMWYRKHIGADKCPIVDTWWQTETGAMMISPLPGVTETKPGSAQRALPGISATVVDDEAREVPDGGGGYLVLTEPWPSMLRTIWGDDQRYLDTYWSRFEGKYFAGDGAKKDEDGDIWLLGRVDDVMLVSGHNISTTEVESALVSHPSVAEAAVVGAADETTGQAIVAFVILRGSATASDELVAELRNHVGTTLGPIAKPKRVLPVAELPKTRSGKIMRRLLRDVAENRELGDVTTLTDSSVMDLIQTQLPASSED, from the coding sequence ATGCCCCGGGACACAACGGACACCCTGGGACTGGGAGAAGTCGTGAGCAACGAAAGCCTGGCCAACCTGCTTCGGGAAGAGCGGAAATTCGCGCCGCCTGCCGAGCTGGCCGCTAACGCCAACGTCACAGCACAGGCGTACGAGCAGGCCGAGGCGGACCGGCTGGGCTTCTGGGCCGAGCAGGCCCGTCGCCTGACCTGGGCCACGGAGCCGACCGAGACGCTCGACTGGAGCAACCCGCCCTTCGCGAAGTGGTTCGCGGACGGCAAGCTCAACGTCGCGTACAACTGCGTGGACCGCCACGTCGAGGCGGGCAACGGCGACCGGGTCGCCATCCACTTCGAGGGTGAGCCCGGCGACAGCCGCGCCATCACCTACGCGGAACTGAAGGACGAGGTCTCCCGCGCCGCCAACGCCCTCACCGAACTCGGTGTCGGTACGGGCGACCGGGTCGCCGTGTATCTGCCGATGATCCCCGAGGCCGCCATCGCGATGCTGGCCTGCGCCCGCATCGGTGCCGCGCACTCGGTGGTCTTCGGCGGCTTCTCGGCCGACGCCATCGCCGCCCGCATCCAGGACGCGGACGCCAAGGTCGTCATCACCGCCGACGGCGGCTTCCGCCGCGGCAAGCCCTCCGCGCTCAAGCCCGCGGTCGACGACGCCGTCTCCCGTATCGAGAGCGTCGAGCACGTCCTCGTGGTGCGCCGCACCGGTCAGGACACCGCGTGGACCGAGGGCCGCGACGTCTGGTGGCACGAGATCACCGCCCGGCAGTCCGCCGAGCACACCCCCGAGGCGTTCGAGGCGGAGCAGCCGCTCTTCATCCTCTACACCTCGGGCACCACGGGTAAGCCGAAGGGCATCCTGCACACCTCGGGCGGCTACCTCACCCAGGCGGCGTACACCCACCACGCGGTCTTCGACCTCAAGCCGGAGTCCGACGTCTACTGGTGCACCGCCGACATCGGCTGGGTGACCGGACACTCGTACATCGTCTACGGTCCGCTGGCCAACGGCGCCACCCAGGTCATGTACGAGGGCACACCCGACTCCCCCCACCAGGGGCGTTTCTGGGAGATCGTGCAGAAGTACGGCGTCACGATCCTCTACACCGCGCCGACCGCGATCCGTACGTTCATGAAGTGGGGGGACGACATCCCCGCGAAGTTCGATCTGACCTCGCTGCGCGTCCTCGGTTCGGTCGGTGAGCCGATCAACCCCGAGGCATGGATGTGGTACCGCAAGCACATCGGCGCCGACAAGTGCCCGATCGTGGACACCTGGTGGCAGACCGAGACCGGCGCGATGATGATTTCGCCGCTGCCGGGCGTGACGGAGACCAAGCCGGGAAGCGCCCAGCGCGCGCTGCCGGGCATCTCCGCCACGGTAGTCGACGACGAGGCGCGGGAAGTGCCGGACGGCGGGGGCGGCTACCTCGTCCTCACCGAGCCGTGGCCCTCCATGCTCCGCACCATCTGGGGCGACGACCAGCGCTACCTCGACACGTACTGGTCGCGCTTCGAGGGCAAGTACTTCGCGGGCGACGGAGCGAAGAAGGACGAGGACGGCGACATCTGGCTGCTCGGCCGGGTGGACGACGTGATGCTCGTGTCCGGGCACAACATCTCGACCACCGAGGTCGAGTCGGCGCTCGTGTCGCACCCGTCGGTCGCCGAGGCCGCCGTGGTCGGCGCGGCCGACGAGACGACGGGCCAGGCGATCGTCGCGTTCGTGATCCTGCGAGGTTCGGCGACCGCCTCCGACGAGCTGGTCGCGGAGCTGCGCAACCACGTCGGCACCACGCTCGGACCGATCGCCAAGCCCAAGCGGGTTCTGCCGGTCGCCGAGCTGCCCAAGACCCGCTCGGGCAAGATCATGCGCCGTCTGCTGCGCGACGTCGCCGAGAACCGCGAGCTGGGTGACGTCACCACGCTCACCGACTCCTCGGTGATGGACCTGATCCAGACGCAGCTGCCGGCCTCCTCCGAGGACTGA